The sequence below is a genomic window from Thermoflavifilum sp..
CACTTGTGCCTGAAGATCGTGTAATTTTTTTCTCATGGACACCACCGAATTATTGAAAAAAGTTCGAAAAATTGAAATCAAAACAAAAGGCCTGTCTAATCATATTTTTTCAGGTGAATACCATAGTGCCTTCAAGGGGAGAGGCATGAGTTTCAGTGAAGTAAGGGAATATACTTTTGGAGATGATGTACGAACGATCGACTGGAATGTAACGGCTCGTTTTTCTCACCCTTACGTGAAAATCTTTGAAGAAGAGCGTGAGCTTACGGTGATGTTGCTGGTGGATATCAGCAGCAGTGCGTTGTTCGGTACCATTCAACAAACCAAGCGCGATCTGATCACGGAAATATGTGCCGTGCTTTCTTTCTCGGCCGTTCATAATCATGATAAAGTTGGTGTTGTTTTCTTTAGCAAGGGTATTGAAAAATATATTCCGCCTAAAAAAGGCAGTTCACATACCCTGCTCATCATCCGGGATTTGTTATCCATGGAAGCCACCCGGCAGGGGACGGATATTGCAGCGGCACTGCGGTTTTTCAACAACGCCGTTAAAAAAAGAGCAATTGTGTTTTTGCTGTCGGATTTTTTTGCGGATCAATATGAAGATGCCTTGCAGATTGTCGCGCGTAAGCATGATTTAATCGGAATTCATGTATATGATCCGCATGAAAAAGAATTGCCGCCGGTAGGGCTGGTGAAGATGATGGATGCTGAAACGGGAGAAACCTTGTGGTTGGACACCATGGATGGGCAGGTGAGGAAAAAATATGCAGCCCAATTTCAGCAGCATGTCCAGTATTGTCGGAATGCCTTTACCCGGAGTGGTGCCTCATTAATCAGTATTCGCACGGATGAAGATTATGTTCGCATTTTGCAGGGTTTTTTTGCCAGGCGTATATAAGCATCTAAAATTCGGATGGAGCTGTTGCGTGGCGTTT
It includes:
- a CDS encoding DUF58 domain-containing protein gives rise to the protein MDTTELLKKVRKIEIKTKGLSNHIFSGEYHSAFKGRGMSFSEVREYTFGDDVRTIDWNVTARFSHPYVKIFEEERELTVMLLVDISSSALFGTIQQTKRDLITEICAVLSFSAVHNHDKVGVVFFSKGIEKYIPPKKGSSHTLLIIRDLLSMEATRQGTDIAAALRFFNNAVKKRAIVFLLSDFFADQYEDALQIVARKHDLIGIHVYDPHEKELPPVGLVKMMDAETGETLWLDTMDGQVRKKYAAQFQQHVQYCRNAFTRSGASLISIRTDEDYVRILQGFFARRI